The Candidatus Sphingomonas colombiensis genome contains the following window.
CCTGCTCGTCGAGCTGCGCGAGGATCAGGCGATCGCCGACGAGGATCTGCTGGCATCATTGCGCGGCAAGGTGGCGTCATGGTGGATACCGGATGCCGTCATTCGCCTGCCTCAGTTGCCGCTCGCGCCCACCGGCAAGATCGACAAGCTGCAATTGCAGCGAAGCTACAGCGACGCCTGAACAGCGCGTCTTTCCCATCAAACGTCTCAAGCGAGGAACATTCATGTCGTTAGAAAACCGTGTCGCCATCGTCACCGGCGCAGGTGGAGGTTTGGGCGCGAGCCATGCCCGATTGCTCGCGGCGCGCGGTGCGCGGGTGGTCGTCAACGATATGAACGCGGATGCCGCGCAGGCGGTGGCTGACAGCATCATCGCCGATGGTGGCGAGGCGATCGCGATCGCCGCCTCCGTCACGGACGAAGCAGCAGTCACGGCGATGATCGAAGCCGTTGTGGGCCGGTGGGAGCGCGTGGACATCCTCGTCAACAATGCCGGGATTCTGCGCGACAAGAGTTTCGCCAAAATGGGTCTGGACGATTTCCGGCTGGTGATGGACGTGCACGTGATGGGCGCGGTGATCTGCACCAAGGCGGTGTGGGAGATCATGCGCCAGCAACGCCACGGCCGCATCGTCATGACGACATCCTCATCCGGCCTGTACGGCAATTTCGGCCAGGCGAATTACGGCGCGGCGAAGATGGCGCTGGTCGGGCTGATGCAGACGCTGGCGATCGAAGGCGAGAAATACGGGATAAAGGTGAATTGCCTGGCCCCCACCGCCGCGACGCAGATGACCGATGGCGTGCTCTCGGCGGAGGCGCTCGCCGCGCTGGCACCCGATCTCGTCAGCCCCGGCCTGATCGCGCTTGTCGAGGAGGACGCA
Protein-coding sequences here:
- a CDS encoding SDR family NAD(P)-dependent oxidoreductase, with protein sequence MSLENRVAIVTGAGGGLGASHARLLAARGARVVVNDMNADAAQAVADSIIADGGEAIAIAASVTDEAAVTAMIEAVVGRWERVDILVNNAGILRDKSFAKMGLDDFRLVMDVHVMGAVICTKAVWEIMRQQRHGRIVMTTSSSGLYGNFGQANYGAAKMALVGLMQTLAIEGEKYGIKVNCLAPTAATQMTDGVLSAEALAALAPDLVSPGLIALVEEDAPSRTILCAGAGNFAAANITLTRGQYVGGDAMAADRVVDSWSAISDRSDEIVPAYGFTQAERELKAAGHSVPAMATA